From the Acidilutibacter cellobiosedens genome, one window contains:
- a CDS encoding phage tail spike protein, producing MITIYDKKTGKGNFENNGLCVLDECIMAEITHELNGEYSLEIEYPVVSHKAQYLEELNIIKADGQLFRIYKVERIQDKISKIKVWARHIFYDLAYYFIESVRILNANTKEALEGTIPPELQAVYDFTAPEGGIAPFIAKEINAADAMYRLIEVYGGEIYRDNYKAHIKDKVGTDKGILIKYGKNIRGMKVIEDTSEMATKIYPVGANGLLLSERYIEVSGDKADILPFPIVKKVEFKECKDVDTLRVKAKEYAEKVSLPKIFITIDFLELSKIEEYKDFKCLTEVDVGDIVKVKNERLGFTTELRVIKKKVDLINPINTKIELGDPLNTIIEKIDTSRLLDEINSAITGTLSSMIIKKNTEVINVTTTKFAAMVFGITAKADTNLNCNITMTGKASEDCSIKILFSLDGVYYDFKPIQKLAKGDNVIGLPLPMPQVTAGDHTFMVELEVTNGSFVIEKGNLQVTVEGRDLEGGLSASIPRAEVIYSFLYNLFYIKFSKYKYNENYLFKSLEPDKKDFIISYTEDDFSQIFNSYTRTMDLNIDIEVVGIIEGFSPDNSSKYLYDNEWIAWSADFDKNKDGTYDYYNKVSISEPKLIEEGAFDSRLEKGVLYTATLPNRNLYNNLLSISWELEEI from the coding sequence ATGATTACTATTTATGATAAGAAAACAGGGAAAGGAAACTTTGAAAATAACGGACTTTGTGTTTTAGATGAATGCATAATGGCTGAAATTACTCATGAATTAAATGGAGAATACAGTTTGGAAATTGAGTATCCAGTAGTGTCTCATAAGGCTCAATACTTGGAGGAATTAAATATTATTAAAGCTGATGGCCAGCTTTTTAGAATATATAAGGTTGAAAGAATTCAAGATAAGATAAGTAAAATTAAAGTGTGGGCAAGACATATTTTTTATGATCTTGCCTATTATTTTATAGAATCTGTAAGGATATTAAATGCTAATACTAAGGAAGCTTTAGAAGGAACAATCCCCCCTGAACTTCAAGCTGTATATGACTTTACAGCACCTGAAGGTGGTATTGCACCTTTTATTGCAAAGGAAATTAATGCAGCAGATGCAATGTATAGGCTAATTGAAGTTTATGGTGGCGAGATATACAGAGATAATTATAAGGCACATATTAAAGATAAGGTAGGCACTGATAAAGGAATATTAATTAAATATGGTAAAAACATTAGAGGAATGAAGGTCATAGAAGATACCAGTGAAATGGCTACAAAAATATATCCAGTTGGTGCAAATGGGCTATTACTTTCTGAAAGATATATTGAAGTTTCAGGAGATAAGGCTGATATTTTACCTTTTCCTATAGTTAAGAAAGTTGAATTTAAAGAATGTAAGGATGTTGACACACTAAGAGTTAAAGCAAAGGAATATGCTGAAAAAGTATCTCTTCCTAAGATATTTATTACTATTGATTTTTTAGAATTAAGTAAGATAGAAGAATATAAGGATTTTAAGTGCCTTACAGAAGTAGATGTTGGAGATATTGTAAAGGTAAAAAACGAAAGGCTAGGATTTACTACAGAACTTAGAGTAATAAAAAAGAAAGTAGATTTAATAAATCCTATAAACACTAAAATAGAATTAGGAGACCCACTAAATACTATAATAGAAAAAATAGATACATCTAGACTATTAGATGAAATTAATAGTGCCATAACTGGAACCTTAAGCAGCATGATAATTAAGAAAAATACTGAAGTTATAAATGTTACTACAACTAAATTTGCTGCCATGGTGTTTGGAATTACTGCAAAAGCAGATACAAATTTAAACTGTAATATTACTATGACAGGCAAGGCAAGTGAGGATTGCTCCATAAAGATATTATTTTCTCTTGATGGAGTATATTATGATTTTAAGCCTATTCAAAAATTAGCTAAGGGTGACAATGTTATAGGACTTCCCCTTCCTATGCCACAGGTTACTGCAGGAGATCATACCTTTATGGTGGAGTTAGAAGTAACTAATGGAAGTTTTGTTATTGAAAAGGGAAATCTTCAAGTAACTGTTGAAGGTAGAGACTTAGAAGGTGGACTTAGTGCTAGTATTCCTAGAGCAGAAGTAATTTATAGTTTCTTATATAATTTGTTTTATATAAAGTTTTCTAAATATAAGTATAATGAAAACTATTTATTTAAAAGTTTAGAGCCAGATAAAAAAGATTTTATAATAAGCTACACTGAAGATGATTTTAGTCAAATCTTTAATAGCTATACAAGAACTATGGACTTAAATATTGATATAGAAGTAGTAGGAATAATTGAAGGGTTTTCACCAGATAACAGTAGTAAATATTTGTATGATAATGAGTGGATAGCATGGAGTGCTGATTTTGATAAAAACAAAGACGGAACTTATGATTATTATAATAAAGTCAGCATATCAGAGCCTAAACTAATAGAAGAAGGAGCATTTGACTCAAGATTAGAAAAAGGAGTTTTATATACGGCTACATTACCTAATAGAAACTTATACAATAACTTACTATCTATCAGCTGGGAATTGGAGGAGATATGA
- a CDS encoding phage holin family protein, translated as MKDILNLIKGIFTAIGGYLGYVLGGHDSFLYALIAFVVIDYLTGVMLAIIKKEVSSEIGFKGIFKKVMIFLMVAIGHTVDAYLIKNGGAIRTAVIFFYISNEGISILENSANIGLPIPEKLKDVLIQLKDGDE; from the coding sequence TTGAAAGATATATTAAACTTAATAAAGGGAATTTTCACAGCTATCGGAGGATACTTAGGCTATGTACTAGGTGGACACGATAGCTTTTTATATGCCCTTATAGCCTTTGTGGTTATTGACTATTTAACAGGTGTAATGCTTGCAATAATTAAAAAGGAAGTTTCGAGTGAAATTGGTTTCAAGGGAATATTTAAAAAAGTAATGATATTTTTAATGGTAGCCATAGGACATACCGTAGATGCATATTTAATAAAAAACGGTGGAGCAATAAGAACAGCGGTAATATTTTTCTATATATCAAATGAAGGAATAAGTATCTTAGAAAACTCTGCTAATATTGGACTGCCTATTCCTGAAAAGTTAAAGGATGTGTTGATTCAATTAAAAGATGGTGATGAATAA
- a CDS encoding N-acetylmuramoyl-L-alanine amidase — protein MNLQKLILVNNECYKTGKTIVPKGIMVHSTGANNPNLKRYVGPDDGLLGKNQYNNHWNQPCPDGRRTCVHAFIGKLADGSIATYQTLPWNHRGWHAGGKANDTHIGFEICEDNLRDTPYFNKVYNEAVELCIHLCKTYNLTEKNIIGHYEGYKLGIASNHGDPRNWFLRHQKSMDTFRADVKKALTSPPLSPTPPQTTNKLYRVQVGAYSVKANADAMLKKVKAAGFTDAFIKYD, from the coding sequence ATGAATTTACAGAAATTGATACTTGTAAATAATGAATGCTATAAAACTGGAAAGACCATAGTTCCTAAAGGGATTATGGTTCACTCTACTGGTGCTAATAACCCTAACCTTAAAAGATATGTAGGTCCAGATGATGGACTCCTTGGAAAGAATCAATATAACAACCATTGGAATCAGCCCTGTCCAGATGGTAGGCGGACTTGTGTCCATGCTTTTATAGGAAAACTTGCTGATGGGTCTATTGCTACCTACCAAACTCTACCTTGGAATCATAGGGGTTGGCACGCTGGTGGAAAAGCAAATGATACCCATATAGGCTTTGAAATCTGTGAAGATAATCTTAGGGATACCCCCTATTTCAATAAAGTTTATAATGAGGCTGTAGAGCTTTGTATTCACCTTTGTAAAACTTATAATCTTACTGAAAAAAATATTATTGGCCATTATGAGGGCTATAAACTAGGAATAGCTAGTAATCATGGCGATCCTAGAAACTGGTTTCTAAGGCATCAGAAAAGCATGGATACCTTTAGAGCAGATGTAAAAAAGGCTCTCACCTCTCCCCCACTCTCCCCTACCCCACCTCAAACCACTAATAAATTATATAGAGTTCAAGTAGGTGCCTATTCTGTAAAAGCTAATGCAGATGCAATGCTCAAAAAAGTTAAGGCAGCTGGTTTTACTGATGCCTTTATAAAATACGATTAA
- a CDS encoding helix-turn-helix domain-containing protein: MNELQKQQIIELRNQGISYSKIADALGISINTIKSFCRRNNLSGHIGKESKQINKTFCKECGKELKQTPGKKPLKFCSDKCRVKWWNAHPELVNRKAIYSFICTHCGEPFTAYGNSKRKYCSHSCYINHRFGGDIHE, translated from the coding sequence ATGAATGAATTACAAAAGCAACAAATTATAGAACTTAGAAACCAAGGTATTAGTTATTCAAAAATTGCCGATGCTCTAGGTATTTCAATAAATACTATTAAATCTTTCTGTAGAAGAAATAATTTAAGTGGTCATATTGGCAAAGAAAGTAAACAAATTAATAAAACATTTTGCAAAGAATGTGGAAAAGAACTAAAACAAACTCCAGGTAAAAAACCATTAAAGTTTTGTAGTGACAAATGTCGTGTTAAATGGTGGAATGCTCATCCAGAGCTTGTAAATAGAAAAGCCATTTATTCCTTTATATGTACCCACTGCGGCGAGCCTTTTACTGCATACGGTAATTCCAAAAGAAAATACTGCTCCCACTCCTGCTATATCAACCATAGATTTGGAGGTGATATTCATGAGTGA
- a CDS encoding SHOCT domain-containing protein — MSEEMFNTEKDYGITMAIAKSMLEKGLITISEYDQFNEEMMQKYKPKLASLFAILP; from the coding sequence ATGAGTGAAGAAATGTTTAATACCGAAAAAGACTATGGAATCACTATGGCTATCGCCAAGTCTATGCTAGAAAAAGGTCTAATTACAATTAGTGAATATGACCAATTTAATGAAGAAATGATGCAAAAATACAAGCCTAAATTAGCTTCTTTATTTGCTATACTTCCTTGA
- a CDS encoding recombinase family protein, with the protein MKTIRKIEATLPNLPKRKKVAAYARVSEEKGRTFHSMSAQISHYSSYIQKNKEWIYAGVYADEGISGTTDNRAAFQRMIEDCKKGKIDIILTKSISRFARNTIDLLETVRYLKDLGIEVRFESENISSLSDDGELMLTLLASFAQEESRSISENVKWGIRKGFQKGIVNSFCIYGYRWDGEKFNIVPEEAEVIKLIFDNFLNGLSAEQTEKQLKEMGIKSYTGGHFSNTSIRAILRQEKYTGNSLLQKTYVENHITQKTKLNKGELPTYYAEDTHPVIIEKEIFDKVQTEIARRRELGVFANKAIKTTCFTSKIQCDNCGKNYRRSGKRQRKDPNEIYYIRICITKSEKGISHCHAKDVPEKVLEKYSAMVLGLEEFDEDIFLEEIEKIVVKGQDELIFHFYDGQIVHQKWESTARTDAWTEERREAWAEYQKGNNHAAGHKGRWHKNDKDS; encoded by the coding sequence ATGAAGACTATTAGGAAGATAGAGGCCACTCTACCTAATCTTCCAAAAAGAAAAAAGGTAGCTGCTTATGCTAGAGTTTCAGAAGAAAAAGGTCGTACCTTCCACTCTATGTCTGCACAGATAAGCCACTATAGTTCCTACATCCAAAAAAATAAAGAATGGATATATGCAGGAGTTTATGCAGATGAAGGTATTTCAGGAACAACAGACAATCGAGCTGCATTTCAAAGAATGATTGAGGATTGTAAAAAAGGTAAAATCGACATTATCTTAACTAAATCAATTTCAAGATTTGCTCGTAACACCATAGACTTATTGGAAACTGTAAGATATTTAAAAGATCTTGGAATTGAAGTTCGATTTGAAAGCGAGAATATTAGCTCCCTAAGCGATGATGGGGAACTTATGCTGACCCTTCTAGCCTCTTTTGCTCAAGAGGAAAGTCGCTCAATTAGTGAAAATGTCAAATGGGGTATTCGTAAAGGATTTCAAAAAGGAATAGTAAATTCTTTCTGCATCTATGGATATAGGTGGGATGGTGAAAAGTTTAATATTGTTCCAGAGGAAGCTGAAGTAATAAAACTTATTTTTGATAATTTCCTTAATGGTCTCTCCGCTGAGCAAACAGAAAAGCAACTCAAAGAAATGGGCATTAAATCTTATACTGGTGGACACTTTTCAAATACTTCTATAAGGGCCATCCTAAGGCAGGAAAAATATACTGGGAACTCCCTCCTTCAAAAAACTTATGTTGAAAATCATATAACACAAAAGACAAAGTTAAACAAAGGTGAGCTTCCTACGTATTATGCTGAAGATACCCACCCTGTTATTATTGAAAAAGAAATCTTTGATAAAGTTCAAACTGAAATAGCAAGAAGGCGTGAGCTTGGAGTATTTGCTAATAAGGCTATAAAGACCACCTGTTTCACAAGTAAAATTCAGTGCGATAATTGTGGCAAAAATTATAGACGAAGTGGCAAAAGGCAAAGAAAAGACCCTAACGAAATCTATTATATTAGAATTTGCATAACTAAAAGTGAAAAGGGGATCTCCCACTGCCATGCTAAAGATGTACCAGAAAAAGTTCTTGAAAAATATTCTGCTATGGTTCTTGGACTTGAAGAATTTGATGAAGATATATTCCTAGAAGAAATAGAAAAAATCGTAGTTAAAGGTCAAGATGAATTAATATTTCATTTTTACGATGGACAGATAGTTCATCAAAAATGGGAATCAACTGCCAGAACTGATGCATGGACCGAAGAAAGACGTGAAGCTTGGGCTGAATACCAAAAAGGCAATAACCATGCTGCTGGGCATAAAGGTAGGTGGCATAAAAATGACAAGGACAGTTAG
- a CDS encoding recombinase family protein, protein MTRTVRNVTTIPATISRFTSTPINEQRKRRTAAYARVSTDSEEQATSYEAQVDYYTSYIKSRDDWEFVDVYTDDGISATNTKHREGFKRMIADALDGKIDLIVTKSVSRFARNTVDSLTTVRQLKEKGIEIYFEKENIWTLDSKGELLITIMSSLAQEESRSISENVTWGQRKRFADGKVTVPFRRFLGYDKGEDGNLVLNEKEAIIVKRIYGMFLQGMTPYGIAKELTKDGILTPGKKEKWSAGTVKSILMNEKYKGDALLQKSYTVDFLTKKKKVNEGEIPQYYVENNHEAIIDPAVFDMVQRELEARQAGKNRHSGTHIFAGKIKCGECGSWYGPKVWHSNSKYRRTIWQCNHKFDGDEKCKTSHLDEDTIKDIFIKATNELLANKDEIIANFETIKATLFDTKDLENKKTELQNELEIAAEMIQDIINQNAHTALDQEEYKRRYESLVEKFDTTKANLELTTEQIKDKITRHKNLEIFLDELQKQDGLISEFDPLLWNSLVDYLTVYEKDKIQVSFKNGIKI, encoded by the coding sequence ATGACAAGGACAGTTAGAAATGTAACAACCATACCCGCTACTATTAGCAGGTTCACATCTACCCCTATTAATGAGCAAAGAAAAAGAAGAACTGCTGCTTATGCCCGTGTTTCTACCGACAGCGAAGAACAAGCTACAAGCTATGAGGCTCAAGTTGATTATTATACTAGCTACATCAAAAGCAGAGATGATTGGGAATTTGTAGATGTCTACACTGATGATGGTATTTCTGCCACCAATACAAAACATCGTGAAGGCTTTAAACGAATGATTGCTGATGCTCTTGACGGTAAAATAGATTTAATAGTTACTAAATCCGTCAGTAGGTTTGCTAGAAATACAGTAGATAGCCTTACAACGGTTAGACAGCTTAAGGAAAAAGGAATTGAAATATACTTTGAAAAAGAAAATATCTGGACATTAGATTCCAAGGGTGAATTATTAATTACCATTATGTCCTCCCTTGCTCAAGAAGAAAGCCGTAGCATTTCAGAGAATGTTACTTGGGGACAAAGAAAGAGATTTGCAGATGGTAAAGTTACCGTACCTTTTAGAAGGTTTTTAGGCTATGACAAAGGTGAAGATGGCAACCTAGTATTAAATGAAAAAGAAGCTATCATAGTAAAGCGAATATATGGAATGTTTCTACAAGGCATGACCCCTTATGGAATTGCAAAAGAATTAACTAAAGATGGCATCCTCACTCCAGGCAAAAAGGAAAAATGGAGTGCTGGTACAGTAAAAAGTATACTAATGAATGAAAAATATAAAGGCGATGCTCTCCTACAAAAGAGCTATACAGTAGATTTTCTAACTAAGAAAAAGAAAGTAAATGAGGGAGAAATTCCTCAATACTATGTAGAAAATAACCACGAAGCTATTATTGACCCTGCAGTATTTGACATGGTGCAACGAGAACTTGAGGCTAGACAAGCAGGTAAAAATAGGCATAGTGGAACACATATATTTGCAGGAAAGATTAAATGCGGTGAATGCGGGAGTTGGTATGGCCCTAAAGTCTGGCACTCTAACAGCAAATACCGCCGCACAATTTGGCAATGCAACCATAAATTTGATGGAGATGAAAAATGCAAAACATCCCACCTTGATGAAGATACAATTAAAGATATATTTATAAAAGCTACAAATGAATTACTAGCCAATAAGGATGAGATTATAGCAAACTTTGAAACTATTAAAGCAACCTTATTTGATACTAAAGATTTGGAAAACAAAAAGACTGAGCTTCAAAACGAACTAGAAATTGCAGCTGAAATGATTCAAGATATTATTAATCAGAATGCCCATACAGCTTTAGACCAAGAAGAATATAAAAGGAGATACGAAAGCCTCGTAGAAAAGTTTGATACCACTAAGGCTAACCTAGAGCTTACAACTGAGCAGATTAAGGATAAAATAACTAGGCATAAAAACTTGGAAATCTTCCTAGATGAGTTGCAAAAACAAGATGGATTAATTTCAGAATTTGACCCACTTTTATGGAATAGTCTAGTAGATTACTTGACAGTTTATGAGAAAGATAAAATTCAAGTGAGTTTTAAGAATGGTATAAAAATATAA